One Polyodon spathula isolate WHYD16114869_AA chromosome 38, ASM1765450v1, whole genome shotgun sequence genomic window, AGGAGAACGCCAGGCTCAAGGCTGAACTCCTGGCCATCAAATTCCGATTCGGGCTGATCAAAGACCCTGCGGAGACCACTGTCCTGCCAGCCCAGCCTTCGAGGTGCCACCCTGAGGCGGCCGGCCCGCCCTCCATGCCTCCCCACCCCTCCCAGCCTGGTTTCCTCCCCAGGGCGAACGGTCCTTATGTGGTTACAGAGGGTCATTCTCACCCCTACCTCCAGGGATCCGGGCACCGGTCCATGAACCGTGACACCCCCTGCTTCTCGGAGGACTCTGGATTTTCCACCCCCGGTAGCTCAAGCGTTGGCAGTCCAGTGTTTTTTGACGAGCGTCTTGGCGATCAGGAGACCCTGATGAGAGCGGAGGACCACAGCTTTCAAGGACACCGCTGTCCAGGGAGCAGCGACACTGAAGCAGAGCCGGTGGCGTCAGCGGTGACTGGAAGGCACTATCCTGGCCAGGTCCCCCGCACTGGGAGGCTCGATCTCGGGGAAGGGATCAAGTGCTTGCCCCATAAGTTGCGGTTCAAGTCAGCCAGCGGACCGGAATTGGAGTTCGCTACACTGGAAGCAACGCAGAACCAGGGCAGCCCAATTCACACAAGCGTCCCGAGAGAGCCAATGAGGGAACAGTTGAGAGAGCAACCCCGCCCTTTCCACCAGCCCCACAGCCAATCGGAAGTCGTCGGGGTAGTGCAGCCCATTTGGAGAAACCAAGCAGGCAAGGACCCCAAGCAGGGGCCGCCCTGCCGGATGCCTGAAGACCCCCAATACTGCGGGCAGCAGGGAGCGTACCCCAGCGCCAGCCCCGCTGATCCCTCGTACCACGCCGAGAACACTGCCCTCAAATCCCAGCTCACATCCCTCTCGGAGGAAGTGGCCCAGCTGAAGAGGCTGTTCTCCCAGCAGCTGTTCACTAAAACCAACTGAAACATTCAGCTGGACACTTCAGACATCTCCACCCTGCCTGGGCAAATATCAGAGTGGAGCTGGAGCACACTAACATACCCCTTAGACACGGCGCGCACAGCGCCAGGAGATGCATGGCCTTAAAAACAAGAATCCCATTGAGATTCACTTGAATAGAAACAATTTGTAAAGCTCGAAACTGTACGGAAAAGtgaacagggaaaataaaactgaagtcTAAACTCTGGTCCAAATTACAGGACATGTGTATCCCCAAAAAACGGTATTGAGGGCAGGAGAGAATCTTTATGTAAACTTGCACAATATGTTAGCCAACAAGCAGCCAGGCCTGCGTACCTAACTTGGCCCACGCCACAACGAGAGTAGCATCTGTAGGACACAGGCTTATTTCTGCACTGTTTGGCTGGAAGACCCTGCTAGAATTCCATGTCGGTTTGCCGTAAGGCAGCACAGGATTACTCGCTAAGGCTGTCGCTGTTGTCGGGGCTCATGTGAAACTCATGAGATTCAAAAGCAGTTTGATCCCCTTCGTTCAATCActacactacaaaacaaataaacacattgctcTTTTCTGTATAAAGATAGActttctttctatctatctatctatctatctatctatctatctatctatctatctatctataatttgGAGAACatctgtactgtaaatatttatgaTAGATGAAAATGTGGATGTATTGGACAGACCATCTCAATCAATACCCTTTTTGtaactaaataaacaatttttttaacagatttgttttaattattattattattattattattattattattattattattattattattattaataagatttattttgaaaataaaaaatgacttctAGCCATATTGAGTTTCAGATCTGGATATTTAAACTTTGTACTTCTCTTGTTTTTGCTCAAGAAAGCCAATGTTTCAGTGTGTTTAACACGTCTCTGTGAAGGAgcatgtaaaccaactggactgtCAACTAGCAGGCAGCTTTCAATTATTCCCCatataaagtaattgaaaacaaaattgtgtccaaagctactttttttttccaggtattttcaatattttgtggaTGAAAGGGTtagataaaagagagagagagagagagagagagagagagagagagagagagagagagagagagagagagagagagagagagagagagagagagagagagagagagagagactttgcaCTATTATAACATTTACTTTCGAAATAAATatggtatataaatgatggacgtTGACAAAatgcttttggtttctttttgatcactcgatcattcatccttgaccatgacgcgcttgagtgactgtgactgaagcacatgcacttaaccTGATCAGTGTGACAGGTGACTGGACACTGGAtagggagtgatttcagctgttgaattgcaagcttgaatagaAGCAATAGGATACGAAACACAAGCACAGGAACAATCAAGCGATTCCAGTTCGCATGATCCCGGTCAGCATTCACAGGGTTCGCAGGGCACTTAGTGgcgtaatctctctctctctctctctctctctctctctctctctctctctctctctctctctcctctctctctctctctctctctctctctctctctctctctctctctctctctctctctctctctctttaagaACGGGAATGACGACACCCTGTCAAATAAACGCGAACAGCGTCAGCATGTTGTTTAGCACAATGAGAGGGATCTTACAAGGTGTTTAAAGGCGACTCTTATATAAATACAATGGATGCAAAGTACTGTATTAGCTAACCTTGTGAGCTGACAAAGGGTTCGATACGCAACAGAAACGTTTAATGTAGCAAGAGACATGATATGAAAGTACACCCACTAAACGTGCACTTCCACTGGGAATATTTCATTTGGTTGCCCGTCTTCCTCCGTCAAATAACACCACACCTGTGTGTTAATACGAAGACATTGCCTTGAAGAAGCTTCGATGGACCTGCAATGCCTGCAGTGAAAGCACTATAGAGAGTGCTGTCCTGAAGCGGGGGTTCTGTGTTCTGATTGGTTGATCTAATTCGGGCTATATCTTGGTTTTTGCCCCGCTTTTACACACCTGGGGGCGTGTTGTGGAATCATNNNNNNNNNNNNNNNNNNNNNNNNNNNNNNNNNNNNNNNNNNNNNNNNNNNNNNNNNNNNNNNNNNNNNNNNNNNNNNNNNNNNNNNNNNNNNNNNNNNNNNNNNNNNNNNNNNNNNNNNNNNNNNNNNNNNNNNNNNNNNNNNNNNNNNNNNNNNNNNNNNNNNNNNNNNNNNNNNNNNNNNNNNNNNNNNNNNNNNNNNNNNNNNNNNNNNNNNNNNNNNNNNNNNNNNNNNNNNNNNNNNNNNNNNNNNNNNNNNNNNNNNNNNNNNNNNNNNNNNNNNNNNNNNNNNNNNNNNNNNNNNNNNNNNNNNNNNNNNNNNNNNNNNNNNNNNNNNNNNNNNNNNNNNNNNNNNNNNNNNNNNNNNNNNNNNNNNNNNNNNNNNNNNNNNNNNNNNNNNNNNNNNNNNNNNNNNNNNNNNNNNNNNNNNNNNNNNNNNNNNNNNNNNNNNNNNNNNNNNNNNNNNNNNNNNNNNNNNNNNNNNNNNNNNNNNNNNNNNNNTGCAATTTACTGAAGCTGTGATAGTGTGGGGTGTGGGTTTAGATTTCTACGCGAAGGAATTGGGAAGTTATACATTAGAGACCACGTTTGTATTATAAGATTgagtgtgtgttatttaaaaatgtaataaaaatatttaaaacgaGAGTCTAAAACGGGTCCTTATATAGAGAATAAGACCTTTGCATTAGTGATTTGTGAaggctatttattattattattattatattattatattattattattattattattattattattattattatagctgaattggttctgttttttatgtatatatttatcaaTCGCGTTTCATGTTAGTTATTTTAAGAaccaaaagtattattatttttttaatttgtttctttttttcatctacgattGCGGTCGCCTTGTTTCTAAAAATGTCTCCCTCGCTATTaattctgtctctctctgtctctctctctctccattgtGCGTATCTGTGCTCTGTCTCTCCCAGCCAGGAGTAATGCGTTTGGCGCAGGTCCCGGTTCCTCCCTTCGCTCGTCGCCAATCATCCTCCACACTCCGGATCCTGATCTCTCTGCCATTGGGACAGGAGGAGAAGGGAGGCTGGGCAGCCGAGAAAGACGAATCGTGACGAGGCACCAAAGCGCGGTGTTATGCACCCGCTGACCTACTAACATACATTCGAGAGAGCCGTGGCGCTGCCCGCTGAACGAAGCGCTGCGTGAATGTCTCCGGAGTGAAACACAAGATACGAGCGCACCGCAAGACACAATACTGCACCCCACCGCACCCCGAACCAGAGCCAGAACCGGGACTCAGGCTCCGCAGcatcagacaaacaaacacaaccgATTTGAAATAGACCAGCGAGGGCAGAAAACTGTGgacttcattttattaaaacgcatattttttttttttttttttcttttggcaaaACAGGTACGTTGCgtgctgtttatttgattaatgttattttctctgtgtgtgtgtgtgtgtgtgtgtgtgtgtgtgtaatgtatgttTAATGCATGCATCACTACGCTACTCTGTGCAGAGAGGATATTTATGAATGGAATCTGGTCGGAAAAAAAGCGCAGTTTTCTCCACCAAACGCGTCTTTCCTTTCATCTaaaacaaggtgtgtgtgtgtgtgtgtgtgtgtgtgtgtgtgtgtgtgtgtgtgtgtgtatatacacacacacacacacacacacagacacacacacacacacacacacacacacacagacacacagacagtatATCTGGAGAATCGCGTTGCTGTGTAATTTTGAAGATGCAGAACTTGCTCTGCGCGTCGCTGTCGGAATGTTCAGTGCACGCTGAGCAGCGCGTCTTATTAGGAGAGAGGAGGGgtgacatcatcagaaagacgaAGAAAGCAGTttgtggaattattattattattattattattattaatattattattattattattattgattttttaaaggtGATATACACGATGTTTTCCGCCAGTGTGAAACGAGTGGTGTCGATATACACGAGATATACCATTACTTattttgcaaaaatataaatcacaaatatGCGTGCTTGCTCGGGTGACCTTATATTTTGCTAAACCCTTCTTGTTTCGTGTTATGATTCCGTTTGTGATTGACTACCGTATCTTgttcattatttataatatacatttgtaaCTGATCCCAGCCTAAATAATTATAGCAAAGTGCTATATATAGAGGGAATGCACGTCACAAAATTCCCCCACGTCCTCTAAATGACGTGTGCAACGGGGTATTTAAACTCGAGTCTCACTGCTGCCTGAATCAGCATGCTCGCCGGGTGTCCTGCTAACCGCTGTGCAGAACTGAATCCGCCCTGTGCTTTTCTGAAGAAGCACCGCGGCTGAGATGGGATGAAGCGGGCTTCCTTCGCAGTGGGACCTCGCCGAGGTTACCCCTCGTCTTTATTCAGTTACCGGCCAGCCAGGCAGTGCATTTGGGAAGGCGCTGTCATGTCTTTACGAGTTTGGGTAAAGCGTTGCCCTTGCACGGCCATGTTAATAACACGTCAGTTtagtttctgtctgtctgttccgaTCAGTTATGACAACATTAAAACTCATTTGAATGCGTTTCAGTCCACGTACGCTGCTACGCATATCcttgaaattaaaattaataataacactgtgtaacacagtttttgttcctgggtagtaagtgttatttcctaattgcttatgcctcaaaagtatagaaaatggctattattcccaacaaactttgcttttgtgaccaggacagtgatatttcaaaatatcactatttccaatgggaaaacgggcaaatgtgtgtcttttcgttcacataaagtccgaaaaaaacaacatacgaatccaaattaacatgtatttatactaaagtaatacaaaaatgactacaaaagatttagaagtgagtag contains:
- the nfil3-6 gene encoding nuclear factor, interleukin 3 regulated, member 6, which codes for MNRTENFQDMQAGRNHGSQTSAELLQELGPLSPNLEVQTGALSFTDETVSILSTNSLLARSLFGHAALKRKDASSLRRKREFIPNEKKDEGYWDKRRKNNEAAKRSREKRRVNDMVLEKRILALLEENARLKAELLAIKFRFGLIKDPAETTVLPAQPSRCHPEAAGPPSMPPHPSQPGFLPRANGPYVVTEGHSHPYLQGSGHRSMNRDTPCFSEDSGFSTPGSSSVGSPVFFDERLGDQETLMRAEDHSFQGHRCPGSSDTEAEPVASAVTGRHYPGQVPRTGRLDLGEGIKCLPHKLRFKSASGPELEFATLEATQNQGSPIHTSVPREPMREQLREQPRPFHQPHSQSEVVGVVQPIWRNQAGKDPKQGPPCRMPEDPQYCGQQGAYPSASPADPSYHAENTALKSQLTSLSEEVAQLKRLFSQQLFTKTN